ACTTTTTCGGCAGATGGAAGCGTTAAGTTGGGCTATTCCTATTGCCACATTTCAGCAAAAGGTTGGGCGGTTTTAATCGTTAAAAATTAGGCGAACAAAAATAAGGAGTTTGTAGGTTATGTTATCCATCAACGATTTGTTTGACAACAATTATTATCTCAACATTAACCCGGACGTTGCAGCAGCAGTTGCTAGGGGCGAATTCGGCAGTAGTGGGTTGGAACATTTCATGGAGTACGGTCGATTTGAGCGCCGTAATCCCAGTGCGATGTTCGATACAAACTTTTACCTGGCACTGTACCCAGATGTAGAAGCCGCAGTCCAAAATGACGAGACCACAGCGAGCGATCACTTTCTCCAGTACGGTCAAACTAACCAGGAACAACGAGACCCGATTCTAGAATTCAATACTGAGGAATATCTCAACAAATACTCAGATATTAAAAATGCAGTTAACGGAGATGTACTAACAGGTTACGAACACTTCATCAAGTACGGTCAATACGAATACGCCAAAATCGACGACTCAGAATTTAGGCGCGACCCCAGTTTTGACTTTCCTACGGAAACTTATTTGGATGCTAACGCGGATGTGAAAGAATTTTTGGACAAAAACCCATCTTTGTTGTTCAGTCCTATTCAACACTACCGTCAATTTGGTATAAGTGAGGAACGCCTCTTCTCTACCCGGCTTAACGATAATAATCTCTTCCTTGCTACTAATCTGGGGGTTCTCAGCGCCACACCGATCGCAACAAATTCTGTTGCAACTACGGAAAACGTGGATATTTACAGCTTCAACCTGCCCAGCAGCAGCATAATTAGCCTGAAACGAGATACCAAAAATGTACTACAGCTGGGTCGGGATATTAACAACGATCGTGTACTCGACCCAGAAAATGAGATTTTGTATAATATCACACCCGATCGACCGGAGATTACAACCGAAGTGTTGCCAGCCGGAACCTACTTTGCGATCTCCGATCGATTAAACACTCCCAACTATAACCTTATTTTGTCTGCAACACCCGCCACACCGCCAGCTTTAAATGGTTTTGACCCTAATTTTGGATTCGGTTTGGTGAATGCAAA
This genomic stretch from Argonema galeatum A003/A1 harbors:
- a CDS encoding S8 family peptidase encodes the protein MLSINDLFDNNYYLNINPDVAAAVARGEFGSSGLEHFMEYGRFERRNPSAMFDTNFYLALYPDVEAAVQNDETTASDHFLQYGQTNQEQRDPILEFNTEEYLNKYSDIKNAVNGDVLTGYEHFIKYGQYEYAKIDDSEFRRDPSFDFPTETYLDANADVKEFLDKNPSLLFSPIQHYRQFGISEERLFSTRLNDNNLFLATNLGVLSATPIATNSVATTENVDIYSFNLPSSSIISLKRDTKNVLQLGRDINNDRVLDPENEILYNITPDRPEITTEVLPAGTYFAISDRLNTPNYNLILSATPATPPALNGFDPNFGFGLVNAKTAIERTIGKSISDVPLLTKADADNFEDLNLINVSPAWAAGYTGKGIRVAVIDNGVNSNHFDLRKNILTDIGRNEANDNNNFLPNKASTSGSDPTKFDGSQHGTHIAGTIAAARNGFGTTGVAYDAQIIPIKAQEDDTSGLSLSGQAVSEALTYAADNGAKVINLSLSYPPGTSENDENAITNAVNYAVSKGAVVIATSGNDTGGDTNFPASLAATIPGVIAVGAVDDNMRQANISNGSKLDGNLNGSLKFIVAPGVDVLSTTGNRQYQAVTGTSQAAPHVAGVAALVWQAARDRNIDLKPQDVVDILTGTTTQSGLIPRPLIA